The following coding sequences are from one Photobacterium angustum window:
- a CDS encoding vWA domain-containing protein: MFEFVWLWAWALLPLAWLVYRFSKPVVQPAAIQLPKLPSGVGQKQPRSIIRKVLMALLWTCLVCAAARPVWYGNPIEIKPEHRDMLLAVDLSGSMSIPDMVTKNGQSVDRLTAVKHVLSDFIEKRKGDRLGLVLFADHAYLQTPLTFDRKTVEQQLDRTVLGLIGQSTAIGEGLGIATKTFINSKAPQRVIILLSDGANTSGVIDPLEAAKLAKENGVKIYTVGVGADQMVQQGFFGDRIVNPSQDLDEKTLTEIAKMTGGEYFRARNPQQLEKIYDIINKLQPVNNAQQTWRPRDELFRYPLAIALLLSVVIAVMRRRHG; encoded by the coding sequence ATGTTTGAATTTGTATGGCTTTGGGCATGGGCATTGTTGCCTTTAGCATGGCTAGTTTACCGTTTTAGTAAACCTGTTGTGCAACCTGCTGCAATTCAATTACCCAAATTACCTAGCGGTGTTGGTCAAAAACAGCCTCGCTCTATCATTCGTAAAGTATTAATGGCTTTACTGTGGACTTGTCTTGTCTGTGCTGCAGCAAGACCAGTTTGGTACGGCAACCCGATCGAAATAAAACCAGAACACCGTGATATGTTACTGGCTGTCGATTTATCGGGTTCAATGTCAATTCCAGATATGGTGACTAAAAATGGGCAAAGTGTTGATCGCTTAACCGCAGTAAAACATGTGTTATCGGATTTTATTGAAAAACGAAAAGGTGATCGCTTGGGTCTAGTACTTTTCGCTGATCATGCTTACCTACAAACACCTCTTACATTTGACCGTAAGACAGTTGAACAACAACTAGATCGTACTGTTTTAGGCTTAATTGGGCAAAGCACCGCAATCGGTGAAGGCCTAGGTATTGCGACTAAAACCTTTATTAACAGTAAAGCGCCACAACGGGTAATTATTTTATTAAGTGATGGTGCAAATACCTCTGGTGTGATTGATCCACTCGAAGCCGCTAAATTAGCCAAAGAAAATGGTGTGAAAATCTATACCGTAGGTGTTGGTGCCGATCAAATGGTGCAACAAGGTTTCTTCGGTGATCGCATCGTCAATCCATCACAAGATCTTGATGAAAAGACTTTAACTGAAATCGCCAAGATGACGGGCGGTGAATATTTCCGAGCACGTAATCCACAACAGCTTGAGAAAATTTACGACATCATCAATAAACTTCAACCTGTCAATAACGCCCAGCAAACATGGCGTCCACGTGATGAGTTGTTCCGATATCCTTTAGCCATAGCATTACTACTTTCTGTCGTCATTGCTGTTATGAGGAGACGTCATGGCTAA
- a CDS encoding DUF4381 domain-containing protein: MATPSVQQLPLADIHLPQAPNFWPLAWGWWVLFAVVILAIVVIVTLIRRKKHTNAAQKEALQKLSLITEEQGLPALNTLLKQAALSYYSRTIVAPLTGEAWLAFLDNQLPVKYSGFSELKPVWLSGSFSNTPLSSDDFQQCKTMTKTWLKHALPPRKLPMMTQKESSNV; this comes from the coding sequence ATGGCGACACCAAGCGTTCAGCAACTCCCTTTAGCGGATATACATCTACCTCAAGCTCCTAACTTTTGGCCTTTAGCATGGGGATGGTGGGTATTATTTGCCGTGGTGATCCTCGCTATTGTTGTAATAGTTACTCTTATTAGACGTAAAAAGCATACTAATGCTGCACAAAAAGAGGCATTACAGAAACTTTCGTTAATAACAGAAGAACAAGGGTTACCCGCTCTCAATACCTTACTAAAACAAGCCGCGTTAAGTTATTACTCGCGCACTATTGTTGCACCATTAACAGGTGAGGCATGGTTGGCATTTTTAGATAATCAACTGCCCGTAAAATATAGTGGTTTTTCAGAGCTTAAACCTGTGTGGCTATCAGGTTCATTTTCAAATACGCCATTGAGTAGTGATGACTTTCAGCAATGTAAAACAATGACAAAAACATGGCTTAAACATGCTTTGCCACCACGAAAACTACCCATGATGACGCAAAAGGAGTCTTCAAATGTTTGA
- a CDS encoding DUF58 domain-containing protein: MSKSHLTVALPPHSDGVNVCLAELLQYKNQAVRWLPPAYSIWSQLNGLHQSRHKGRGMNFSEVRPYQAGDDIRAIDWRVTARTGKTHTKLFTEEREQPVMLLIDLSRSMQFGSQLMLKSVQAAHFASLLSWLAISEQDRIGAVIYNGLNVNECKPTARQQGPLHIINKLIESQQLALNSLEQPQQFNFSDALKRLHHLCSKGSEIIIISDFNQLSLNDKRRLTQLRQHNRIQFVQIHDPLEQGQTQFRGYEHVADKEQSAWLNFSSKKTRDSLSQQYLTHQNFVADIAKSLAIPLHYLSAAEPLLQQLTARQRS; encoded by the coding sequence ATGAGCAAATCACACTTAACCGTAGCGCTGCCACCCCATAGCGATGGGGTTAATGTGTGTTTGGCTGAGCTACTGCAATATAAGAATCAGGCCGTGCGTTGGTTGCCACCAGCGTACAGTATCTGGTCACAATTAAATGGCCTACATCAAAGTCGCCACAAGGGACGTGGGATGAACTTCTCAGAAGTACGTCCCTATCAAGCTGGTGATGATATTAGAGCTATTGATTGGCGTGTAACCGCACGTACTGGCAAAACACATACCAAACTATTTACCGAAGAACGCGAGCAACCCGTTATGTTGCTTATTGATTTAAGCCGAAGCATGCAATTTGGCTCACAATTAATGCTGAAATCTGTTCAAGCGGCTCACTTTGCTAGCTTATTAAGCTGGCTTGCTATAAGTGAACAAGATCGTATAGGGGCAGTAATTTATAACGGTTTGAATGTTAATGAATGTAAGCCAACGGCACGCCAGCAAGGTCCACTTCATATCATCAATAAGCTGATTGAATCACAACAGTTAGCATTAAATTCATTAGAACAGCCTCAACAATTTAACTTTTCTGATGCATTAAAACGGTTACACCACCTTTGTTCTAAAGGCAGTGAAATTATTATTATCAGCGATTTTAACCAATTATCGCTTAATGATAAGCGACGTTTAACACAATTACGTCAACATAATCGAATTCAGTTTGTCCAAATCCATGACCCACTAGAACAAGGACAAACACAATTTAGAGGCTATGAACACGTTGCTGATAAAGAGCAATCTGCATGGCTTAATTTTTCATCAAAGAAAACACGTGATTCATTGAGTCAGCAGTATCTAACACATCAAAACTTTGTAGCTGATATCGCGAAATCACTGGCGATCCCTCTACATTATTTATCTGCAGCAGAACCTTTGTTGCAGCAATTAACAGCGCGTCAAAGGAGTTAA
- a CDS encoding AAA family ATPase, giving the protein MLASTFQRLNHYLQSQVIGQPDLVKQLLIALLADGHILVEGPPGLAKTRAVKVLSDCIEGEFHRIQFTPDLLPADLTGTDIFRPETAEFIFQPGPIFNSLILADEINRAPAKVQAAMLEAMAEKQITAGRKTYPLPELFLVMATQNPIEQEGTYPLPEAQLDRFLLQLNVDYPSAESELEILRLNRGEALGIEKAEPIHISQHDIFAARKEVLNIHMAEDVEHYIIRLVMATRQSEKFSSQLKDWLQMGVSPRATLALDRCARAHAWLSGRDFVTPEDIQIMAYPVLRHRLLLSYEAQAEGIAADRVVEELISQVASI; this is encoded by the coding sequence ATGTTAGCGAGTACTTTTCAACGATTAAATCACTACTTACAAAGCCAAGTCATTGGTCAACCCGATTTAGTGAAACAGTTATTAATTGCTTTACTAGCTGATGGTCACATCCTTGTAGAGGGGCCTCCAGGACTAGCAAAAACACGCGCTGTTAAAGTGCTTTCTGATTGTATTGAAGGTGAATTTCACCGTATTCAGTTTACGCCCGATCTATTACCTGCTGATTTAACAGGTACTGATATTTTTCGTCCTGAGACAGCTGAATTTATTTTCCAGCCAGGCCCTATTTTCAACTCATTAATTCTTGCAGATGAAATCAACCGTGCGCCGGCAAAAGTGCAAGCCGCAATGCTTGAAGCGATGGCTGAAAAGCAGATCACCGCTGGTCGAAAAACATACCCATTACCTGAGTTATTCCTCGTAATGGCAACGCAAAACCCAATTGAGCAAGAAGGTACTTACCCACTGCCTGAGGCACAATTAGACCGTTTCTTATTACAACTTAATGTCGATTATCCAAGTGCTGAAAGTGAATTAGAGATATTACGCCTGAACCGTGGTGAAGCATTAGGTATTGAAAAAGCAGAGCCTATTCATATTAGCCAACATGATATTTTTGCTGCACGAAAAGAAGTGCTTAATATTCATATGGCAGAAGATGTAGAGCATTACATTATTCGTCTCGTCATGGCGACACGCCAATCTGAAAAATTCAGCTCTCAGCTAAAAGATTGGCTTCAAATGGGTGTTAGCCCACGTGCAACACTAGCTCTTGATCGTTGTGCTCGTGCTCATGCTTGGCTAAGTGGTCGTGATTTTGTTACACCAGAAGATATCCAAATAATGGCCTACCCAGTTTTACGTCATCGCTTATTACTTAGCTATGAAGCACAAGCTGAAGGTATTGCCGCAGATCGCGTAGTTGAAGAATTGATTTCACAGGTTGCTAGTATATGA
- a CDS encoding SDR family oxidoreductase encodes MSKVALVTGAKGGIGSSITQALVDAGFRVVATYYPTGEKAAQEWFAANNYSSESVRLFPLDVTDTNYCQEALATLLQEEGQIDVLVNNAGITKDTTFKRMTADQWNAVIDTNLNSLFNVTQPLFDSMCKKGNARIINITSVNGLKGQFGQANYSAAKAGMIGFTKALAAEGARAGVTVNAVAPGYTGTPMVEAIKPEVLDSIKAEIPMRRLALPQEVAAAVTFLASDAAAYITGETLSVNGGLYMQ; translated from the coding sequence ATGAGTAAAGTAGCATTAGTTACAGGTGCTAAAGGTGGTATTGGTTCATCGATCACTCAAGCATTAGTCGATGCAGGTTTTCGAGTAGTTGCAACATATTACCCAACAGGTGAAAAAGCGGCTCAAGAGTGGTTCGCGGCTAATAATTATTCATCTGAGTCTGTTCGATTATTCCCACTCGACGTAACTGATACGAATTACTGTCAAGAAGCGTTAGCAACATTGCTTCAGGAAGAAGGTCAAATTGATGTTTTAGTCAATAACGCTGGTATCACTAAAGATACTACATTCAAGCGTATGACTGCCGATCAATGGAATGCAGTAATCGACACAAATTTAAACAGTCTGTTTAATGTTACTCAGCCTTTATTCGATTCAATGTGTAAAAAAGGTAATGCTCGCATTATTAATATTACATCAGTGAATGGACTTAAAGGTCAGTTTGGTCAAGCAAACTATTCAGCTGCTAAAGCTGGCATGATTGGCTTTACAAAAGCACTAGCAGCAGAAGGCGCACGTGCTGGCGTAACGGTAAATGCTGTTGCTCCTGGTTATACAGGTACGCCAATGGTTGAAGCGATCAAACCTGAAGTACTTGATTCAATTAAAGCTGAAATTCCAATGCGCCGTTTAGCGCTACCACAAGAAGTAGCAGCAGCAGTGACATTTTTAGCAAGTGATGCAGCAGCTTATATTACTGGTGAGACATTATCAGTAAATGGCGGCTTATACATGCAATAA
- a CDS encoding acetyl-CoA C-acetyltransferase, which translates to MARVFIVAAKRTPIGSFSGALKSVTAAELGAAAIKGALAETSVPVEAIDEVIFGNVVGAGQGMGPGRQAALKAGIPNEVPAYTLNMVCGSGMKAVMDAAAHIKAGDADIVVAAGAENMSQIPFCASSKIRDGQKMGNLELSDLLIADGLTDAFNNYHMGVTAENVVEKVGLTREQQDNFALASQQKAVAAIEQGKFVDEITPVEVVGRRATVVVDTDEYPKQDASIEGLAKLRPAFKRDGSVTAGNASGINDGGSAIIVVSEAAVNKYNLTPLAEIESYAQAGIAPEIMGLGPVPAVLKALDKAQLSIDKIERLEFNEAFAGQALGVLYEVAKETNSKVEDLVERANVNGGAIALGHPLGASGNRILVSLLHEMRRREDQYGIATLCVGGGMGTAVILKRV; encoded by the coding sequence ATGGCTAGGGTATTTATTGTTGCAGCAAAACGTACACCAATCGGTAGTTTTAGCGGCGCACTAAAATCAGTTACAGCAGCAGAGCTTGGCGCAGCAGCAATCAAAGGCGCGTTAGCGGAAACATCAGTGCCAGTAGAAGCGATTGATGAAGTAATTTTCGGTAATGTCGTTGGCGCAGGTCAAGGTATGGGACCGGGTCGACAAGCAGCTTTAAAAGCGGGTATTCCTAATGAAGTACCTGCATACACACTAAATATGGTGTGTGGTAGTGGTATGAAGGCGGTAATGGATGCAGCCGCACACATCAAAGCAGGTGATGCTGATATCGTGGTTGCTGCTGGCGCAGAAAACATGTCTCAAATTCCTTTTTGTGCATCATCGAAAATTCGTGATGGGCAAAAAATGGGCAACCTTGAACTTAGCGATTTATTAATTGCTGACGGTTTAACGGATGCCTTTAATAATTATCACATGGGTGTAACCGCTGAAAATGTTGTTGAGAAAGTAGGCTTAACACGTGAACAGCAAGATAATTTCGCACTAGCGAGCCAACAAAAAGCTGTAGCTGCTATTGAGCAAGGCAAATTTGTTGATGAAATTACACCTGTAGAAGTGGTAGGTCGTCGTGCAACGGTTGTTGTTGATACCGATGAGTACCCGAAACAAGATGCTTCAATCGAAGGTCTGGCAAAGCTTCGCCCTGCATTTAAACGTGATGGTTCTGTTACAGCTGGTAACGCATCAGGTATTAATGATGGCGGTAGTGCAATTATTGTTGTTTCAGAAGCGGCAGTAAATAAATACAACCTTACGCCACTTGCTGAAATTGAAAGTTATGCGCAAGCAGGTATTGCTCCTGAAATTATGGGCTTAGGGCCTGTTCCAGCAGTACTTAAAGCATTAGATAAAGCACAACTATCAATTGATAAAATTGAGCGTTTAGAGTTTAACGAGGCCTTTGCTGGTCAAGCTCTAGGTGTGCTTTATGAAGTAGCAAAAGAAACGAATTCAAAAGTTGAAGATCTCGTTGAACGTGCAAACGTCAATGGCGGAGCTATCGCTCTAGGTCATCCACTAGGTGCATCAGGTAATCGTATTTTAGTGAGCTTATTACATGAAATGCGCCGCCGCGAAGATCAGTACGGTATTGCGACCTTATGTGTAGGTGGTGGTATGGGTACTGCCGTTATTCTAAAACGCGTTTAA
- a CDS encoding phasin family protein: protein MYTEMFKSFSEQTEKSLAPYVKFNKLFTKNVEELTELQLAAVRAYSDLGLSQLKAVSEVKDIQSLTAFNGQQLETLTKLSKQLIDDSNKFNAVAQSFKTEVEELVADNVKKATPVA from the coding sequence ATGTATACGGAAATGTTTAAGTCGTTCTCTGAGCAAACTGAAAAATCACTAGCACCATACGTTAAGTTCAACAAACTATTCACTAAGAATGTTGAAGAGCTAACTGAGCTACAACTTGCAGCAGTTCGTGCATACAGTGATTTAGGTCTGTCTCAGCTTAAAGCTGTTAGCGAAGTAAAAGATATCCAATCTCTAACTGCGTTCAATGGCCAACAACTTGAAACGTTGACTAAGCTTTCTAAGCAGCTTATTGATGATAGCAACAAGTTCAACGCTGTTGCTCAATCATTCAAAACAGAAGTAGAAGAGCTTGTTGCTGACAATGTTAAAAAAGCAACGCCAGTAGCTTAA
- the phaC gene encoding class I poly(R)-hydroxyalkanoic acid synthase encodes MNNHFFSDYFAKLQDMNQLWWKELDSGKAAMNTPLNKALNDINLEDTAEFFEKAATQPAALAQVQMDWWEKQVKIWQNIAMPSADGGQALIKPAKDDKRFCDPAWENEAFYNYIKQSYLLFSDTMREAIDSIEGVDDKAKERLGFFSRQAINAMSPTNFVTTNPELAKLTVETNGENLIKGMELLQEDMQSSADVLKIRMTNSDAFQLGVNIANTDGEVVFKNELFELIQYKPLTENVNSTPLLIVPPFINKYYILDLRENNSMVRWLVEQGHTVFMMSWRNPGTPQRDVDFENYVLDGVIPAVDAIEDITGEKQINAAGYCIGGTLLATTLAYYAAKRMRNRIKSATFFTTLLDFSQPGEIGAYVNDPLVSAIEAQNDVNGYMDGRSLSVTFSLLRENSLYWNYYVNNYLKGNSPIDFDLLYWNGDSTNVTAACHSTILREFYLNNKLVDNKGIKIGGVFIDLSKIKVPTYFISTQEDHIALWQGTYRGAQQLGGKSTFVLGESGHIAGIVNHPKKNKYGFWLSDKQDANPESWLDNAKRQDGSWWTHWDTWLGDFNKKEKVPAREIGSDNYKALYTAPGEYVKETLPLK; translated from the coding sequence ATGAACAATCACTTCTTTTCGGACTACTTTGCCAAGCTCCAAGATATGAACCAGCTATGGTGGAAGGAGTTAGACTCCGGCAAGGCAGCCATGAACACCCCATTAAATAAAGCATTAAATGACATTAATTTGGAAGATACTGCTGAATTTTTTGAAAAAGCAGCAACACAGCCAGCAGCGCTTGCACAAGTTCAAATGGACTGGTGGGAAAAACAAGTTAAAATCTGGCAGAACATCGCTATGCCATCTGCCGATGGTGGGCAAGCATTAATTAAGCCTGCAAAAGATGATAAGCGTTTTTGCGATCCTGCATGGGAAAATGAAGCGTTTTATAATTATATCAAGCAATCTTACTTACTCTTTAGCGACACTATGCGTGAAGCTATTGATTCGATTGAAGGTGTTGATGATAAAGCGAAAGAACGTTTAGGTTTTTTTTCGCGCCAAGCGATTAACGCAATGTCACCAACTAATTTTGTCACCACAAACCCAGAACTGGCTAAGTTAACCGTTGAGACTAATGGTGAAAACTTAATTAAAGGGATGGAGTTACTGCAAGAAGACATGCAGAGCAGTGCGGATGTTCTGAAAATTCGCATGACTAATAGCGACGCATTCCAACTGGGTGTCAATATTGCAAACACTGATGGTGAAGTTGTATTTAAGAATGAGTTATTTGAACTTATTCAATATAAGCCATTAACTGAAAATGTTAATAGTACACCATTGTTAATTGTTCCTCCGTTTATCAATAAGTATTACATCCTTGATTTACGTGAAAATAACTCAATGGTTCGTTGGCTTGTAGAGCAAGGTCATACAGTCTTTATGATGTCTTGGAGAAATCCAGGTACACCACAAAGAGATGTGGATTTTGAAAACTATGTACTAGACGGTGTTATCCCTGCCGTTGACGCTATTGAAGACATCACTGGCGAAAAACAAATCAATGCAGCAGGTTACTGTATTGGTGGTACATTATTAGCCACTACTCTTGCGTATTACGCAGCAAAACGTATGCGTAATCGTATTAAATCAGCAACATTCTTTACAACATTACTCGATTTTTCACAACCGGGTGAAATTGGTGCTTATGTTAATGATCCATTAGTATCTGCAATTGAAGCACAAAACGATGTAAATGGTTATATGGACGGCCGCTCTTTGAGTGTGACGTTTAGTTTATTGCGTGAAAATAGTCTTTATTGGAATTATTATGTCAATAATTACTTAAAAGGTAATAGCCCAATAGACTTCGATTTACTTTATTGGAACGGTGATAGTACAAATGTTACAGCTGCATGCCATAGTACTATTTTACGTGAGTTCTATTTAAATAATAAGTTAGTCGATAATAAAGGAATAAAAATTGGTGGTGTTTTTATTGATTTATCTAAAATCAAAGTACCAACATACTTTATTTCTACTCAAGAAGACCATATCGCTTTATGGCAAGGTACATATCGAGGCGCTCAGCAATTAGGTGGGAAGTCGACATTTGTACTAGGAGAGTCTGGTCATATTGCAGGGATAGTAAATCATCCTAAAAAGAATAAATATGGTTTTTGGCTAAGTGATAAGCAAGATGCAAACCCAGAATCTTGGTTAGATAATGCTAAACGTCAAGATGGCTCTTGGTGGACGCATTGGGATACTTGGTTAGGGGATTTTAATAAGAAAGAAAAAGTACCAGCGCGCGAAATTGGAAGTGATAATTATAAAGCACTTTATACAGCGCCTGGAGAGTATGTGAAAGAAACATTACCACTTAAATAA
- a CDS encoding undecaprenyl-phosphate glucose phosphotransferase encodes MKRKTLEVADDGYSFIINFFDFLVINFSLTLVFAFFAQEPSPFDLLYGIFVSVTFVACGHYVGFYDKENRANFRRMTLRLLGNFLLVEFCVLSITFFFAFIDHVNVQGFIGNIGLLWFIFSFLIIWTSRVAVYYATKYIGRHKKTQRIAILGMTTAGLAIEKALLEKYKNTNFEISYYDDRGEERFSYLTKSQCKGKVNDLISFAKKGEIDDVYVALPMVAKERIHYFLHQLSDTTVDTFVVPDLFTYNLNASQICRVGNVDTLSVFASPFEGIGDYIKRLEDLIIGSVITLLISPVLIAVAIGVKLSSPGPILFKQDRYGLRGNKIKVWKFRSMKVMENSDVVKQATKNDPRVTKFGAFIRRTSLDELPQFINVLQGTMSIVGPRPHAVAHNEEYRILVDNYMIRHKIKPGITGLAQISGYRGETDTLDKMEKRIQYDIRYMQNWSLGLDLKIIFLTIFKGFVSETAY; translated from the coding sequence ATGAAAAGAAAAACTCTTGAAGTAGCCGATGATGGTTACTCATTTATAATTAATTTTTTTGATTTTTTAGTTATAAATTTCTCTCTTACTCTTGTCTTTGCATTTTTTGCCCAAGAACCATCACCGTTTGATTTGTTGTATGGTATTTTTGTCAGCGTTACTTTCGTTGCTTGTGGTCACTATGTTGGATTTTATGATAAAGAAAATCGTGCAAATTTTCGACGAATGACTTTGCGTTTATTAGGTAACTTTTTGCTTGTTGAATTCTGTGTTTTATCTATAACATTTTTCTTTGCATTTATTGATCATGTCAATGTACAGGGCTTTATTGGTAATATAGGGCTTTTGTGGTTTATTTTTTCATTTCTCATTATTTGGACTTCGCGTGTTGCTGTTTATTATGCAACTAAATACATTGGTCGCCATAAAAAAACACAACGTATTGCTATTCTTGGAATGACAACAGCTGGTTTAGCGATAGAGAAAGCGTTATTAGAAAAATACAAAAATACAAATTTTGAAATTAGTTATTATGATGATCGTGGTGAAGAGCGCTTTAGTTATTTAACGAAATCTCAGTGTAAAGGGAAAGTTAACGATCTTATTTCCTTTGCAAAAAAAGGCGAAATTGATGATGTGTATGTCGCTTTGCCTATGGTTGCCAAAGAACGTATACATTACTTCTTACATCAATTATCAGATACAACGGTTGATACTTTTGTGGTTCCTGATCTCTTTACTTATAATTTGAATGCTTCTCAAATTTGTCGTGTGGGTAATGTGGATACATTAAGTGTTTTTGCGAGTCCTTTTGAAGGTATTGGTGATTACATTAAACGTCTGGAAGATTTGATTATTGGTAGTGTGATAACGCTCCTTATCTCACCCGTACTTATCGCTGTTGCTATTGGTGTTAAATTGAGTTCGCCTGGTCCTATTTTATTTAAGCAAGACCGTTATGGTCTTCGTGGTAACAAAATTAAAGTGTGGAAGTTCCGTTCCATGAAAGTAATGGAAAATAGTGATGTAGTGAAACAAGCGACTAAAAATGATCCGCGAGTGACCAAATTCGGTGCGTTTATTCGTCGAACATCACTAGATGAGTTGCCACAGTTTATTAATGTGTTGCAAGGCACCATGTCGATTGTTGGTCCGCGTCCTCACGCCGTCGCACACAATGAAGAATATCGAATTCTTGTCGATAACTATATGATTCGTCATAAGATCAAACCTGGCATCACGGGGTTAGCACAAATAAGTGGTTATCGTGGTGAAACGGATACGCTTGATAAGATGGAAAAGCGAATTCAATATGATATTCGTTATATGCAAAATTGGAGCTTAGGCTTAGATTTAAAGATTATTTTCTTAACCATTTTTAAAGGTTTTGTGAGCGAAACAGCATATTAA
- a CDS encoding DUF4332 domain-containing protein, with protein sequence MTKLATIEGIGEVYAAKLEAADVHTMEQLLDKGQKPAGRKAIAEATGISSKLVLKWINRADLSRVKGISTQYADLLEFSGVDTVPELAQRNPENLHAKMLEVNEEKALVRQLPALKSVQDWIAQAKELPRAIEY encoded by the coding sequence ATGACTAAACTAGCAACTATTGAAGGTATCGGTGAAGTATATGCGGCTAAATTAGAAGCGGCAGATGTCCATACGATGGAGCAATTATTAGATAAAGGTCAGAAACCTGCAGGCCGAAAAGCTATTGCTGAAGCAACGGGCATTAGTAGTAAATTAGTATTAAAGTGGATTAACCGAGCTGATTTATCTCGTGTTAAAGGTATTAGCACTCAATACGCTGATTTATTAGAGTTTTCTGGTGTTGATACTGTCCCAGAACTTGCGCAGCGTAATCCAGAAAATTTACATGCAAAAATGCTAGAAGTGAATGAAGAAAAGGCGCTAGTTCGTCAATTACCGGCATTGAAAAGCGTTCAAGATTGGATTGCACAAGCGAAAGAACTTCCACGTGCGATTGAATACTAG
- a CDS encoding DUF1496 domain-containing protein: MMNGRSIMCFVISGLVMVLLSLPTQAKTYSVADTSKIDPSIEFNLDGQVTDQRLCFYEDKAYSLGAIIDIDGYKLQCAVENEVELNGRLMWKNLVPVK, from the coding sequence ATGATGAACGGGCGTTCTATTATGTGTTTCGTTATAAGTGGCTTGGTGATGGTACTCTTGAGCCTACCGACACAGGCGAAAACCTACAGTGTTGCTGATACGTCAAAAATAGACCCAAGCATTGAATTTAATCTTGATGGGCAAGTAACCGATCAGCGTTTATGCTTCTATGAGGATAAAGCTTACTCGTTGGGTGCGATTATTGATATTGATGGTTATAAACTTCAATGTGCTGTTGAAAATGAAGTGGAATTAAACGGTCGCTTAATGTGGAAAAACTTAGTGCCAGTTAAATAA
- a CDS encoding DUF406 family protein, with amino-acid sequence MTIEKEEYQVCEACGVSGELGFIIKENDDTADVQIFAQGKDALEVELANYLALAKEVNANYKVETTPVDENSTELTARIQFECSAEKLIFELRSRSLAK; translated from the coding sequence ATGACTATTGAAAAAGAAGAATACCAAGTTTGTGAAGCATGTGGTGTATCAGGTGAACTAGGTTTTATCATCAAAGAAAACGATGATACTGCAGACGTTCAAATCTTTGCTCAAGGTAAAGATGCACTAGAAGTAGAATTAGCAAACTACCTTGCACTAGCAAAAGAAGTGAATGCTAACTACAAAGTTGAAACAACCCCAGTAGATGAAAATAGCACTGAATTAACAGCGCGTATTCAATTCGAATGCAGTGCTGAGAAGCTAATTTTCGAACTTCGTAGCCGTTCTCTAGCTAAGTAA